The Desmonostoc muscorum LEGE 12446 genome includes a region encoding these proteins:
- a CDS encoding CHAT domain-containing protein — protein MTRYFWFLIAIIRSLKFFLGGKSIAILIKQRKNRIFNVVALSSYSILFLLTLFVFVIFLPVFKPSNAIDLPDQYLSSSKSDLKDSLQQGKILYEAGRLIEAQKLLQRVSQQYQLLGDKLRQAVTLSNLALVYQQRGMFAEATIAINDSLKLLGNQNSKQHLQVFAQTLEILGSVQLNQGESQEALETWQQTEVKYAEISDFSGINRSHINQAQALQILGFYRRALTMLIQVNQNLQFQPDSLTKAVELRSLGDALQLTGDLAQSRQVLQQSLQTAEKLQSLAEISATLLSLGNTSRIVQDYENAIAFYQQAIAKTPSPLTKVQAQINLLTVLLNTQQWTIAQPLLRKIPVELDNLPLSQVAVYARIHFAQSSMKVLNNQVTDKESAAKILATAVKLAKTLGDRRAESYAIGTLGNLYEGDGQWLNAQKLTQQALTLAESVNAPDIAYNWYWQLGRLFKQQGDTKKAIAAYDAAVNQLQALRNDLVALNRDVQFSFKESIEPVYRESVALLLSQGNQLTEQTLDKARQQIEALQLADLDNFFREACLNVTNVVLDEVVDQDNPTTAVIYPIILPEQLQIIVKVPKKSLRRYSVNKSQTEVEKTLGQLRDYLTEPDRIEEVQTLSGQVYGWLIQPIESELERSNIDTLVFVLDGALRNVPMAALYDGKQYLVEKYAVALNLGLQLQKPKSLAQEKLQVLAVGLVEPPSKFRQFPPLPEIKFEFDLIAKAGIATTKLLDRDFTSKALEGKISSIPFNVVHLATHGQFSSRSEDTFILATDGPINVSDLDLLLRRRDETQSQALELLVLSACQTAEGDNRATLGLAGVAVRAGARSTMASLWNVGDRSTAILVGEFYHQLVSAKITKAQALRRAQLMLLQKYPNYSRPGYWAAYVLVGNWL, from the coding sequence ATGACCCGATATTTTTGGTTTTTAATTGCAATTATCCGCAGCTTGAAATTTTTTTTGGGTGGCAAGTCGATCGCAATTTTAATTAAACAACGAAAAAATAGAATATTTAACGTTGTTGCCTTGTCTAGTTACTCTATATTATTCCTGCTAACATTATTTGTTTTTGTTATTTTTTTACCTGTCTTCAAACCATCTAATGCAATTGATTTGCCAGATCAGTATTTGTCTAGTTCAAAATCAGATTTAAAAGATTCACTGCAACAAGGAAAAATTCTTTATGAAGCAGGGCGATTAATAGAAGCGCAAAAGCTATTGCAAAGGGTATCTCAACAATATCAATTACTAGGGGACAAACTTCGGCAGGCAGTAACACTTAGTAATCTTGCTTTGGTTTACCAACAACGTGGCATGTTTGCTGAAGCAACTATAGCAATTAACGACAGTTTGAAATTGCTAGGTAATCAAAATTCAAAACAACACTTACAAGTTTTTGCTCAAACACTGGAAATTCTAGGAAGTGTGCAACTGAATCAAGGAGAGTCTCAAGAAGCATTAGAAACTTGGCAACAAACTGAGGTCAAGTATGCAGAAATTAGCGATTTTAGCGGCATTAATCGCAGTCACATTAATCAAGCACAGGCATTGCAGATACTGGGATTTTATCGTCGTGCTTTAACAATGTTGATTCAAGTAAATCAAAATTTACAATTTCAGCCAGATTCTTTGACTAAAGCTGTAGAATTGCGATCGCTTGGAGATGCACTCCAATTAACTGGAGATTTAGCACAATCGCGTCAAGTCCTCCAACAAAGCTTACAAACTGCCGAAAAATTGCAATCTCTGGCAGAAATCAGTGCAACATTACTGAGTCTGGGCAATACTTCTAGAATTGTACAGGATTACGAAAATGCGATCGCCTTTTATCAACAAGCGATCGCTAAAACTCCTTCACCACTCACCAAAGTCCAAGCCCAAATCAATCTTCTGACTGTTCTATTGAATACACAGCAGTGGACAATTGCACAACCCTTGCTCCGAAAAATCCCCGTAGAATTAGATAATTTACCGCTTTCTCAAGTAGCGGTTTATGCTAGAATTCATTTTGCTCAAAGCTCGATGAAAGTATTAAACAATCAGGTAACAGACAAGGAATCTGCTGCTAAAATACTTGCTACGGCAGTCAAACTAGCAAAAACACTCGGCGACAGACGAGCAGAATCTTACGCCATCGGGACTCTAGGTAACTTGTATGAGGGCGATGGACAATGGTTAAATGCCCAGAAGCTAACACAGCAAGCACTGACTTTAGCTGAATCTGTGAATGCACCAGATATCGCCTACAACTGGTATTGGCAACTAGGACGTTTGTTCAAACAGCAGGGAGATACTAAAAAAGCAATTGCAGCCTATGATGCTGCTGTTAATCAATTACAGGCTTTAAGAAATGACCTTGTAGCACTGAATCGAGATGTACAATTTTCATTTAAGGAAAGCATAGAACCTGTTTATCGTGAATCAGTAGCATTGCTTTTATCCCAGGGAAATCAACTCACAGAACAAACATTAGATAAGGCACGTCAGCAAATTGAAGCACTCCAATTAGCAGATTTAGATAACTTTTTTCGGGAAGCTTGCTTAAATGTTACAAATGTTGTGCTAGATGAAGTTGTAGACCAAGATAATCCTACAACTGCTGTTATTTATCCGATTATTTTGCCAGAACAATTACAAATTATCGTCAAAGTCCCTAAAAAATCTCTGCGACGTTATTCGGTAAATAAATCTCAAACGGAAGTCGAAAAAACTTTAGGACAACTGCGAGATTATTTGACTGAACCAGACAGAATTGAGGAAGTACAAACTCTTTCTGGGCAAGTATATGGTTGGCTGATTCAACCAATTGAGTCTGAGTTAGAACGTAGCAATATCGATACTTTAGTATTTGTTCTGGATGGTGCATTACGAAATGTGCCGATGGCAGCATTATATGACGGAAAACAGTATTTAGTTGAAAAATATGCTGTTGCTTTAAATCTAGGATTGCAATTACAAAAGCCCAAGTCTTTAGCACAAGAAAAATTGCAAGTTTTGGCGGTCGGATTGGTAGAACCGCCATCGAAATTTCGACAATTTCCGCCTTTACCAGAAATTAAATTTGAGTTTGACTTAATTGCAAAAGCAGGGATAGCAACTACAAAACTTTTAGATAGAGATTTCACTAGTAAGGCATTAGAAGGAAAAATTAGTTCTATTCCATTTAATGTTGTTCACTTAGCAACTCACGGACAATTTAGTTCTCGTTCTGAAGATACATTTATTTTGGCAACAGATGGCCCAATTAATGTCAGTGACTTGGATTTGCTGTTACGCCGTCGAGACGAAACACAATCACAAGCCTTAGAACTTCTCGTCTTGAGTGCTTGTCAGACAGCAGAAGGAGACAATCGGGCAACACTGGGTTTAGCTGGGGTTGCTGTGCGTGCAGGTGCAAGGAGTACAATGGCAAGTCTATGGAATGTCGGCGATCGCTCCACTGCAATTTTAGTTGGTGAGTTTTATCATCAGTTAGTTTCTGCCAAAATTACAAAAGCTCAAGCCCTGCGCCGCGCTCAATTAATGCTATTACAAAAATATCCAAACTACAGCCGTCCGGGGTATTGGGCGGCTTATGTTCTTGTTGGTAATTGGTTGTAA
- a CDS encoding Uma2 family endonuclease: MVSQVESSAPAEIFYPESDDQPMANNTEHFEMIVLIKGNLDILFADEPNVFVAGDLFWYPVEGNNKIKYAPDVMVAINRPKGRRSSYKQWEEANQPPQVVFEILSPVNTSVEMARKLLFYSQYGVEEYYMYNPANNELQVWLRGEYGLDWVDFGQKWVSPQLQIGFDVSGEHWQLSYPNGKPFTTFGELMAQSQAAQQEAQVAQQEAQAAQQRLQQAVPRLLSMGLNREQVADALALTVEDVEAIAINL; this comes from the coding sequence ATGGTTTCCCAAGTCGAATCTTCTGCACCTGCGGAGATTTTCTATCCAGAATCTGACGATCAGCCGATGGCAAATAATACAGAACACTTTGAAATGATTGTGCTGATCAAGGGTAATTTAGATATTCTCTTTGCAGATGAACCAAATGTTTTCGTCGCTGGTGATTTATTCTGGTATCCAGTTGAGGGCAATAATAAGATTAAATATGCACCCGATGTGATGGTTGCCATTAATCGTCCAAAAGGTCGTCGTTCTTCTTATAAACAGTGGGAAGAAGCAAATCAACCGCCCCAAGTAGTGTTTGAAATCCTCTCGCCAGTCAACACATCAGTAGAAATGGCTCGGAAGTTGCTGTTCTACAGTCAATATGGTGTGGAAGAATACTATATGTACAACCCAGCAAATAATGAACTACAAGTTTGGTTACGCGGTGAATATGGTTTAGACTGGGTAGATTTTGGTCAAAAATGGGTTAGTCCACAGCTGCAAATTGGTTTTGATGTCTCTGGTGAACACTGGCAACTTTCCTACCCAAATGGTAAACCTTTTACGACATTTGGGGAATTAATGGCACAGTCTCAAGCTGCACAACAAGAAGCCCAAGTTGCACAACAAGAAGCTCAAGCTGCACAACAACGACTGCAACAAGCAGTACCTCGACTACTGAGTATGGGATTAAACCGAGAACAAGTAGCTGATGCTTTGGCATTGACTGTAGAAGATGTGGAAGCGATCGCCATAAATCTCTGA
- a CDS encoding beta strand repeat-containing protein, translated as MTIISGTITVGNDIIVADGANDFINALAGNDFVRGGAGNDTLIGGDGNDTLNGEAGNDSLDGGNGSDTLIGSIGNDTLNGGSGFDRVEESGNVDFALFNTFLFGNGIDSLISIESASLTGGIGNNLIDASLFTLGGVTLNGGAGNDTLLGGTRNDTLTGGAGNDIVNGGNGLDRLEESGNVNFILSNTTLTGNGTDSLIGIESVSLTGGVGNNTLNASAFTLGTVTLNGGAGNDILLGGTRNDFLTGGLGNDLLVGGDSFDRVIEAGDINFTLSGSTLIGNGTDSLSSIELVQLTGGAGNNRLDASGFTIAQVRFDGQDGNDILIGGSQGDNLDGGRGNDSLDGGGGDDFITDFGGGNDTLRGGTGNDQLQTAGGDNLLDGGEGDDGLFAAEGNDTLLGGLGNDGLFGGLGNDSLVGGDGNDILRGQAGSDILNGGAGIDEVVVSLNADVSVILTDSIIIGEGIDTLISIERGTLLGSTGANSLSAASFSGSVFLDGNDGNDTLNGGRNNDTLFGGFGNDILSGGSGNDKLTGGAGFDSFTFSTGRAFNTADVGLDTINDFTSGDKIALSKTTFNALESLVGGTLLPSDFEVVDSFFELFTSNAEIVYNFVSGDLAYNPNGSVLVGGNSGEAIIANLVGSPNNITASDFIIV; from the coding sequence ATGACTATTATTTCTGGAACTATTACTGTTGGCAACGACATTATTGTTGCCGATGGGGCAAATGACTTCATTAATGCTTTGGCAGGCAATGATTTCGTCAGGGGTGGCGCTGGCAACGACACCCTAATTGGTGGGGATGGCAACGATACCCTCAATGGTGAAGCTGGCAATGACTCCCTTGATGGCGGAAACGGTTCTGACACCCTCATTGGCAGTATAGGCAATGACACCTTAAATGGAGGCAGCGGCTTTGACCGAGTTGAAGAGTCAGGCAACGTTGACTTCGCCCTGTTTAACACATTTCTGTTCGGTAACGGCATCGACAGCCTAATCTCCATTGAGAGTGCCTCCCTTACAGGTGGCATAGGCAATAACTTGATTGATGCGTCATTGTTTACTTTGGGAGGTGTTACTTTAAATGGCGGTGCTGGTAATGACACCCTACTAGGTGGAACGCGCAATGATACCCTCACAGGTGGTGCTGGCAATGACATCGTGAATGGTGGCAATGGCTTGGATCGGCTTGAGGAGTCGGGCAATGTTAACTTCATATTGAGTAATACTACCCTGACAGGCAACGGTACGGATAGTTTGATTGGAATTGAGAGCGTATCCCTGACTGGGGGCGTAGGTAATAACACCCTGAATGCCTCAGCATTTACGTTGGGAACTGTGACTTTAAACGGTGGGGCTGGTAACGATATCCTCCTGGGTGGAACACGCAATGACTTTCTCACGGGTGGACTTGGCAATGACCTGTTGGTTGGCGGCGATAGCTTTGACCGGGTGATTGAAGCGGGTGATATCAACTTCACTCTCAGCGGTTCGACTCTCATCGGCAACGGTACGGATAGTTTGAGTTCCATTGAGCTAGTTCAACTGACTGGCGGTGCAGGTAACAACCGACTTGATGCTTCTGGCTTCACCATTGCACAGGTTAGATTCGATGGTCAAGATGGAAATGATATCCTCATCGGAGGATCTCAAGGTGACAACCTCGATGGTGGTAGGGGCAACGACAGCCTTGATGGTGGAGGCGGTGATGACTTTATCACTGACTTTGGTGGCGGCAATGACACCCTCAGAGGCGGCACAGGTAATGACCAACTTCAAACTGCTGGTGGTGATAACCTGCTTGATGGAGGGGAAGGCGATGACGGACTCTTTGCTGCTGAAGGCAATGACACCCTGTTAGGAGGGTTGGGTAATGACGGACTCTTTGGAGGATTAGGCAATGATTCCCTCGTCGGTGGAGATGGTAATGACATCCTCCGGGGTCAGGCCGGCAGCGATATTCTGAATGGCGGTGCGGGCATTGATGAGGTGGTCGTATCATTGAATGCAGATGTCAGCGTTATCCTAACTGACTCTATCATTATAGGTGAAGGGATTGATACCCTGATTAGCATTGAACGAGGAACGCTGCTCGGTAGCACTGGTGCCAACAGCTTGAGTGCAGCTAGTTTTTCCGGGTCAGTGTTCCTCGATGGCAATGATGGCAACGACACCCTGAATGGAGGACGCAACAATGACACCCTCTTCGGTGGATTTGGCAATGACATTCTCAGTGGGGGCAGTGGCAATGACAAATTGACTGGTGGCGCTGGTTTCGATTCCTTCACTTTCAGCACTGGCAGAGCTTTTAATACTGCCGATGTTGGTCTTGATACCATCAATGATTTTACAAGCGGTGATAAAATTGCCCTATCTAAGACTACATTCAATGCACTCGAAAGCTTAGTAGGTGGTACCCTACTACCTTCTGACTTTGAGGTAGTCGATAGCTTCTTTGAGTTATTCACAAGTAATGCTGAGATTGTTTACAACTTTGTTAGCGGTGATTTAGCTTACAACCCGAATGGCTCTGTGCTTGTTGGTGGAAACTCTGGCGAGGCGATTATTGCCAACCTGGTCGGGTCGCCTAATAATATTACTGCTAGCGACTTCATTATTGTATAG